The following coding sequences are from one Augochlora pura isolate Apur16 chromosome 6, APUR_v2.2.1, whole genome shotgun sequence window:
- the Ogre gene encoding optic ganglion reduced, protein MYKLLGDLAHYLKWQEITTDSMVFRLHNHFTAVLLFTCSMVITATQYVGNPISCIVQGLPTHPINTYCWITSTFTMPDAFNRQVGLEVAHPGVANDFGDVDARKYYTYYQWVCFVLFFQAIMCYVPQWLWNMWEGGLINALVMGMNHGLDQDENIQKKKSALTDYLMSHIKSHNMYAYRYFVCEALCLVNIFLQMYLMNKFFDGEFLSYGLRVLQFSEAPQEERVDPMVYVFPRVTKCIFHKYGPTGTIQKHDSLCILPLNIVNEKTYIFIWFWFTILSVMLLGLMVYRAAIIFAPVIRPRLLHLSTRLLSIETCNSISRKVELGDWWILYVLSSNIDSLIYRDFLQELTKKMSDMQSVSA, encoded by the exons ATGTACAAGCTACTAGGAGATTTGGCACATTACCTGAAATGGCAGGAGATCACGACCGACTCGATGGTGTTTCGGTTGCACAACCATTTCACCGCGGTGCTGCTTTTCACGTGTTCGATGGTGATCACCGCCACCCAATACGTCGGTAATCCGATCAGCTGTATCGTTCAGGGCTTGCCCACGCACCCTATCAACACTTATTGCTGGATCACGTCTACGTTCACCATGCCGGACGCGTTCAATCGACAG GTTGGCCTGGAGGTAGCGCATCCAGGAGTGGCGAACGATTtcggcgacgtcgacgcgaGGAAATACTACACGTACTACCAGTGGGTGTGCTTCGTGTTGTTCTTCCAG GCGATAATGTGCTACGTGCCGCAGTGGCTGTGGAACATGTGGGAGGGCGGTTTGATCAACGCGTTGGTCATGGGTATGAATCACGGCCTCGATCAAGACGAGAACATTCAGAAGAAAAAGTCCGCGTTGACGGACTATCTGATGAGTCACATAAAG AGTCACAACATGTACGCGTACCGGTACTTTGTCTGCGAGGCCCTCTGCTTGGTGAACATCTTCCTGCAGATGTACCTGATGAACAAGTTCTTCGACGGCGAGTTCCTCAGCTACGGATTGCGGGTGTTGCAGTTCTCCGAGGCACCTCAGGAGGAGCGCGTCGACCCTATGGTCTACGTGTTCCCACGGGTGACCAAGTGCATCTTCCACAAGTACGGTCCGACGGGAACGATACAGAAACACGACTCCCTCTGTATTCTACCGCTGAACATTGTCAACGAGAAGACCTACATCTTCATCTGGTTCTGGTTCACGATCCTCTCGGTGATGCTGCTGGGTCTGATGGTGTACAGAGCGGCCATCATCTTCGCGCCGGTCATCAGACCTCGACTGCTCCATCTGTCCACGAGACTCTTGTCCATCGAGACCTGCAACAGCATCAGCAGGAAGGTCGAGCTCGGCGACTGGTGGATTCTCTACGTCCTCTCCTCGAACATCGACTCGTTGATCTACAGGGACTTTTTGCAAGAATTGACCAAGAAGATGAGCGACATGCAGTCGGTCTCCGCTTAA
- the Shakb gene encoding innexin family member shaking B isoform X2 encodes MLDIFRGLKSLIKISHVHIDTAVFRLHYSLTVILLIAFSLIVTTRQYVGNPIDCIHSKDLPEDVLNTYCWIHSTYTITAAYRKREGVEVPFPGMDNSKSHPESERKEYRYYQWVCFMLFLQAILFYTPRWLWKGWEGGKIHALMMDLDIGLCSEVEKKQKKKMLLDYLWENLRFHNWWAYRYYLCEVLALVNVVGQMFLMNRFFDGAFLTFGIDVLRFLESDQEDRVDPMIYVFPRMTKCTFYKYGVSGEVERHDAVCILPLNVVNEKIYVFLWFWFLFLGVLSFFTVLYRIIIIFSPRTRVYLLRLRFRLVRREAIETIVRRSKVGDWFLLYMLGENLDTVIYRDVMHELANKLASRHHHSVPGIKGELQEA; translated from the exons ATGCTCGACATATTCCGAGGCCTGAAGAGCCTGATCAAAATTTCGCACGTGCACATCGACACCGCCGTCTTCCGGTTGCACTACAGCCTCACCGTGATCCTCTTGATCGCGTTCTCGCTGATCGTGACCACGCGGCAGTACGTCGGCAACCCGATCGACTGCATCCACAGCAAGGATCTGCCGGAGGACGTGCTCAACACCTACTGCTGGATTCACAGCACCTACACGATCACCGCGGCCTACCGGAAGCGAGAGGGCGTCGAGGTGCCCTTCCCCGGCATGGACAACTCCAAGTCCCATCCCGAGAGCGAGAGGAAGGAGTACAGGTACTATCAGTGGGTCTGCTTCATGCTGTTTCTTCAG GCGATCCTCTTTTACACACCCCGATGGCTCTGGAAAGGCTGGGAGGGTGGCAAGATTCACGCCCTGATGATGGACCTCGACATCGGCCTCTGTTCCGAGGTcgagaagaagcagaagaaaaagATGTTGCTCGACTATCTCTGGGAGAATCTTCGCTTTCACAACTGGTGGGCTTACAGGTACTACCTCTGCGAAGTTCTCGCCCTGGTGAACGTGGTCG GTCAAATGTTCCTGATGAACCGCTTCTTCGACGGCGCCTTTTTGACGTTCGGCATCGACGTGCTCCGGTTCTTGGAGTCGGACCAGGAGGACCGGGTCGACCCGATGATCTACGTGTTCCCACGAATGACCAAGTGCACCTTCTACAAATACGGCGTGAGCGGCGAGGTGGAGCGACACGACGCCGTCTGCATATTGCCTTTGAACGTAGTCAACGAGAAGATATACGTGTTCCTCTGGTTTTGGTTCCTCTTTCTCGGCGTCCTTAGCTTCTTCACGGTCCTGTACAGG atcataattatattctcGCCGCGGACGAGGGTGTACCTGCTGCGACTGCGGTTCCGCTTGGTCCGGCGAGAGGCCATCGAGACCATCGTCAGGAGGAGCAAAGTGGGCGACTGGTTCCTCTTGTACATGCTCGGCGAGAATTTGGACACGGTGATATACAGGGACGTGATGCACGAGCTGGCGAACAAGCTCGCGTCCAGGCACCACCACAGCGTGCCGGGGATCAAGGGAGAGCTACAGGAGGCCTGA
- the Shakb gene encoding innexin family member shaking B isoform X1 produces MPLMLKMIDVFGSLRSLFKVPRISEDAVVFRLHYRATVALLLGGCVTLACKSISGSPIHCEAAGSVDKVVLETFCWLHTTYSMVHAFNKSIGQAVPYPGVSNSKGVGLHGHASHPLVKQHKYYQWVIFFLLLQAILFYTPRWLWKGWEGGKIHALMMDLDIGLCSEVEKKQKKKMLLDYLWENLRFHNWWAYRYYLCEVLALVNVVGQMFLMNRFFDGAFLTFGIDVLRFLESDQEDRVDPMIYVFPRMTKCTFYKYGVSGEVERHDAVCILPLNVVNEKIYVFLWFWFLFLGVLSFFTVLYRIIIIFSPRTRVYLLRLRFRLVRREAIETIVRRSKVGDWFLLYMLGENLDTVIYRDVMHELANKLASRHHHSVPGIKGELQEA; encoded by the exons ATGCCTCTGATGCTGAAGATGATCGACGTGTTCGGCTCCCTGCGGTCCCTGTTCAAGGTGCCGAGGATCTCCGAGGACGCGGTCGTGTTCCGGCTGCATTACCGCGCCACCGTCGCGCTCCTTCTCGGCGGCTGCGTCACGTTGGCTTGCAAGAGCATTTCTGGCTCGCCTATTCACTGCGAGGCCGCCGGCTCCGTCGACAAGGTCGTCCTGGAGACGTTCTGCTGGCTTCACACCACCTACAGCATGGTGCACGCGTTCAACAAGAGCATCGGCCAGGCGGTGCCCTATCCGGGCGTCTCGAACAGCAAGGGCGTCGGACTCCACGGCCACGCGTCCCATCCGTTGGTCAAACAGCACAAGTATTATCAGTGGGTCATCTTCTTTCTGCTGCTCCAA GCGATCCTCTTTTACACACCCCGATGGCTCTGGAAAGGCTGGGAGGGTGGCAAGATTCACGCCCTGATGATGGACCTCGACATCGGCCTCTGTTCCGAGGTcgagaagaagcagaagaaaaagATGTTGCTCGACTATCTCTGGGAGAATCTTCGCTTTCACAACTGGTGGGCTTACAGGTACTACCTCTGCGAAGTTCTCGCCCTGGTGAACGTGGTCG GTCAAATGTTCCTGATGAACCGCTTCTTCGACGGCGCCTTTTTGACGTTCGGCATCGACGTGCTCCGGTTCTTGGAGTCGGACCAGGAGGACCGGGTCGACCCGATGATCTACGTGTTCCCACGAATGACCAAGTGCACCTTCTACAAATACGGCGTGAGCGGCGAGGTGGAGCGACACGACGCCGTCTGCATATTGCCTTTGAACGTAGTCAACGAGAAGATATACGTGTTCCTCTGGTTTTGGTTCCTCTTTCTCGGCGTCCTTAGCTTCTTCACGGTCCTGTACAGG atcataattatattctcGCCGCGGACGAGGGTGTACCTGCTGCGACTGCGGTTCCGCTTGGTCCGGCGAGAGGCCATCGAGACCATCGTCAGGAGGAGCAAAGTGGGCGACTGGTTCCTCTTGTACATGCTCGGCGAGAATTTGGACACGGTGATATACAGGGACGTGATGCACGAGCTGGCGAACAAGCTCGCGTCCAGGCACCACCACAGCGTGCCGGGGATCAAGGGAGAGCTACAGGAGGCCTGA